A single Musa acuminata AAA Group cultivar baxijiao chromosome BXJ2-1, Cavendish_Baxijiao_AAA, whole genome shotgun sequence DNA region contains:
- the LOC135598587 gene encoding catalase isozyme A-like produces the protein MDPYKFRPSSSFDTNFTTTNAGAPVWNDDQALTVGSRGPILLEDYHLVEKIAHFARERIPERVVHARGASAKGFFECTHDVTHLTCADFLRAPGVQTPIILRFSTVIHERGSPETIRDPRGFAVKFYTREGNWDLLGNNFPVFFIRDGIKFPDVIHAFKPNPKSHVQEYWRVFDFLSHHPESLHTFFFLFDDVGVPSDYRHMEGFGVNTYTFVNKEGKVNYVKFHWKPTCGVKCLLEDEAIVVGGKNHSHATQDLYDSIAAGNYPEWKLFVQVMDPDTEDRYDFDPLDDTKTWPEDLLPLQPVGRLVLNRNIDNFFSENEQLAFGPGLVVPGIYYSDDKMLQCRVFAYGDTQRYRLGPNYLTLPVNAPKCAHHNNHYDGLMNVMHRDEEVDYFPSRHASLRHAERFPIPNRIVTGKREKNVIPKQNDFKQPGERYRTWAPDRQERFVRRWAEQLAHPKVSYELRSIWISFLSKCDTSLGQKVANRLNMRANI, from the exons ATGGATCCTTACAAG TTCCGTCCCTCGAGCTCCTTCGACACCAACTTTACCACCACCAACGCTGGTGCGCCCGTATGGAACGATGACCAGGCCCTCACCGTGGGATCCAGAG GACCCATCCTCCTTGAGGACTACCATCTGGTCGAAAAGATCGCTCACTTCGCCCGGGAGCGCATACCGGAGCGCGTCGTCCATGCCCGAGGCGCGAGCGCCAAGGGCTTCTTCGAGTGCACTCATGATGTCACTCACCTCACCTGCGCCGACTTCCTCCGGGCGCCCGGCGTCCAGACGCCGATCATCCTCCGCTTCTCCACCGTCATCCACGAGCGTGGCAGCCCTGAAACCATCAGAGACCCCCGCGGGTTCGCCGTCAAGTTCTACACCCGAGAG GGCAACTGGGATCTGCTGGGGAACAACTTCCCCGTGTTCTTCATCCGCGACGGCATCAAGTTCCCGGACGTGATCCACGCCTTCAAGCCAAACCCCAAGTCCCACGTCCAGGAGTACTGGAGGGTGTTCGACTTCCTCTCGCACCACCCCGAGAGCCTCCacaccttcttcttcctcttcgacgACGTGGGCGTCCCGTCCGACTACCGCCACATGGAAGGCTTCGGCGTCAACACCTACACCTTCGTCAACAAGGAAGGGAAGGTCAACTACGTGAAGTTCCACTGGAAGCCCACGTGTGGAGTCAAGTGCCTGCTGGAAGACGAAGCGATCGTGGTGGGCGGCAAGAACCACAGCCACGCCACCCAGGATCTGTACGACTCCATTGCCGCCGGAAACTACCCGGAGTGGAAGCTCTTCGTTCAAGTCATGGATCCGGATACCGAGGACCGCTACGACTTCGATCCGCTCGATGACACCAAGACATGGCCCGAAGACCTTCTGCCGCTGCAGCCGGTGGGAAGGCTGGTCTTGAACCGCAACATCGACAACTTCTTCTCGGAGAACGAGCAGCTAGCGTTCGGCCCGGGTCTGGTGGTGCCCGGCATCTACTACTCCGACGACAAGATGCTTCAGTGCAGGGTGTTCGCCTATGGCGACACGCAGCGGTACCGGCTCGGCCCGAACTACCTGACGCTCCCGGTGAACGCGCCCAAGTGCGCTCACCACAACAATCACTACGATGGACTGATGAACGTCATGCACAGGGACGAGGAG GTCGATTACTTCCCTTCAAGGCATGCTTCCCTCCGTCATGCAGAGAGATTCCCCATTCCAAATCGTATCGTCACTGGCAAGCGTGAGAAG AATGTGATTCCCAAGCAAAACGATTTCAAGCAACCCGGAGAGCGTTACCGTACCTGGGCACCTGATAG GCAAGAGCGTTTCGTCCGCCGTTGGGCCGAGCAATTAGCACACCCAAAGGTCAGCTATGAGCTCCGCAGCATCTGGATCTCGTTCCTGTCGAAG TGCGACACATCGCTGGGACAGAAGGTGGCGAATCGCCTCAACATGAGAGCAAACATCTGA
- the LOC103989132 gene encoding F-box/LRR-repeat protein At3g48880-like, which produces MTCFDSSLWRTIDLRILWSDLLIRVDTELRLSQALMTIVAYGHGNITSIVFHPNLPTKDEHLNIISRGCPHLKRLVMPCWDSISVTAMSDAINNWGELESITMPSLTPSFRTMLTIDGSCERLSQLKVVGVVHDGFLSSPFGNFPVELKVLSLQCCLVPLGGLLTIMDMHLHLEVLNLSHVLLHLDERMNPVPLMKLFDNPVGMLILEKAFRLSSFFYCEDYKSCNECRRMMNGHTRHSDGWWRLDEVASLNLRESDDI; this is translated from the exons ATGACTTGTTTCGATTCATCACTCTGGAGAACGATCGATCTCCGGATTCTATGGTCCGACCTTCTTATAAGGGTGGACACTGAGCTCAGGTTGTCACAAGCACTGATGACTATAGTAGCTTATGGTCATGGAAACATCACCAGCATTGTGTTCCATCCCAACTTACCTACAAAGGATGAGCACTTGAACATCATCAGTCGAGG ATGCCCTCATCTTAAAAGGCTCGTCATGCCGTGTTGGGATTCCATCAGCGTAACTGCAATGAGTGATGCCATAAATAACTGGGGAGAATTGGAATCGATAACCATGCCTAGCCTTACTCCTTCCTTCCGAACCATGCTGACTATTGATGGATCTTGCGAGAGGCTCTCTCAGCTAAAGGTCGTCGGCGTCGTTCATGATGGATTTCTATCATCGCCTTTTGGAAACTTCCCCGTCGAGCTGAAGGTGTTGAGCTTGCAATGCTGCTTGGTGCCCTTGGGAGGTCTACTGACAATAATGGACATGCATCTTCATCTCGAGGTGCTTAATCTGTCACACGTACTATTGCATCTTGATGAGCGTATGAATCCCGTACCACTGATGAAATTGTTCGACAACCCAGTAGGCATGTTGATTCTTGAGAAAGCTTTCAGGTTGAGTAGCTTCTTCTACTGCGAGGACTACAAATCATGCAATGAATGCAGGAGGATGATGAATGGTCACACGAGGCACAGTGATGGTTGGTGGAGGCTGGATGAGGTGGCCTCTTTGAATTTGAGAGAGTCCGATGATATATAG
- the LOC135598588 gene encoding ABC transporter F family member 3-like, with translation MAEVASRVVHEVLGRRVEDVDAPIINYIINVLADDDFDFGADGDGAFDAVGELLVDSGCVQDYAECRSVCSKLSERFGKHGLVKPKLAVRSLATPLRMNDGMDADETPKKQQEVLDGPMLSERDKAKLERKKRKEERQREAQYQVHLAEMEAVKAGMPVVLVNHDGSNNGPAVRDIHMENFTVSVGGRDLIQDASVTLTFGRHYGLVGRNGTGKTSFLRHMAMHAIDGIPKNCQILHVEQEVAGDDTTALQCVLNSDVERMRLLEEEAHLLSQQRELEYEEETGKSNGKVNGGMNKDAISKRLEEVYKRLEFIDADSAESRGSSILAGLSFTPEMQKRPTKAFSGGWRMRIALARALFIEPDLLLLDEPTNHLDLHAVLWLESYLVKWPKTFIVVSHAREFLNTVVTDILHLHGKKLTAYKGDYDTFERTKAEQLQNQQKAFESSEKARAHMQAFIDKFRYNAKRASLVQSRIKALDRMGTVDAVINDPDYKFDFPTPDDRPGPPIISFSDVSFGYPGGPLLFKNLNFGIDLDSRIAMVGPNGIGKSTILKLISGELQPTSGTMFRSAKVRMAVFSQHHVDGLDLSSNPLLYMMRCYPGVPEQKLRAHLGSFGVTGNLALQPMYTLSGGQKSRVAFAKITFKKPHIVLLDEPSNHLDLDAVEALIQGLVIFQGGVLMVSHDEHLISGSVGELWVVAEGRVAPFSGTFQDYKKKLKASGI, from the exons ATGGCGGAAGTGGCGAGCAGGGTGGTGCACGAGGTGCTGGGGCGGAGGGTGGAGGACGTGGACGCGCCCATAATCAACTACATCATCAACGTCCTCGCTGACGACGACTTCGACTTCGGGGCCGACGGTGACGGCGCCTTTGATGCTGTCGGCGAGCTCCTCGTCGACTCAGGATGCGTACAGGACTATGCCGAGTGCCGATCT GTTTGCAGCAAGCTTTCAGAAAGATTTGGAAAACATGGTTTGGTGAAACCTAAACTGGCTGTTCGAAGTTTAGCAACACCTTTGCGAATGAATGATGGGATGGATGCAGATGAAACACCAAAGAAACAGCAGGAAGTGCTTGATGGTCCAATGCTATCTGAACGTGATAAAGCGAAGCTAGAAAGgaaaaagaggaaggaggagcGACAAAGAGAG GCTCAATACCAAGTGCATTTGGCTGAAATGGAGGCTGTAAAAGCTGGGATGCCAGTTGTGCTTGTAAATCATGATGGAAGCAATAATGGTCCAGCTGTCAGGGACATCCACATGGAGAACTTTACAGTTTCAGTCGGTGGTCGGGATCTCATTCAAGATGCTTCAGTGACCCTCACATTTGGAAGGCACTATG GTCTTGTTGGGAGAAATGGTACTGGGAAAACATCTTTTCTGAGACATATGGCCATGCATGCTATTGATGGTATTCCTAAAAACTGTCAAATATTACATGTGGAACAAGAAGTTGCTGGAGATGATACAACAGCTCTGCAATGTGTCCTAAACTCCGATGTTGAGAGGATGAGGCTCTTGGAAGAAGAAGCTCATTTACTTTCTCAGCAG AGAGAACTAGAATATGAGGAAGAAACAGGAAAGAGTAATGGTAAAGTTAATGGCGGGATGAATAAAGATGCAATTTCAAAGAGGCTTGAGGAGGTATACAAAAGGCTTGAGTTCATTGATGCAGATTCTGCAGAGTCACGTGGCTCATCAATTCTGGCG GGTCTTAGTTTCACTCCCGAGATGCAGAAAAGGCCTACAAAAGCATTTTCTGGTGGATGGCGTATGCGTATAGCTCTAGCACGTGCACTATTTATTGAGCCTGATCTTCTATTGCTTGATGAACCTACG AATCATCTTGATCTTCATGCTGTATTGTGGTTGGAATCCTACCTAGTGAAGTGGCCAAAGACGTTTATTGTAGTTTCTCATGCAAGAGAGTTTTTGAATACG GTAGTTACAGATATTTTACACTTACATGGAAAAAAGCTTACTGCTTACAAAGGGGACTATGATACGTTTGAGAGGACAAAAGCTGAGCAGCTCCAAAACCAACAAAAGGCCTTCGAATCAAGTGAGAAGGCTAGAGCACACATGCAG GCTTTTATTGATAAGTTCCGGTACAATGCCAAGCGGGCATCTCTTGTTCAGTCAAGAATCAAG GCACTTGACCGAATGGGTACTGTAGATGCAGTTATTAATGATCCAGA CTACAAATTTGATTTCCCAACTCCCGATGATAGACCAGGGCCTCCAATCATAAGTTTCAG TGATGTATCATTTGGTTATCCAGGAGGGCCTCTTTTGTTTAAGAATTTGAATTTTGGAATTGATCTTGACAGCCGCATAGCAA TGGTTGGTCCAAATGGTATTGGCAAGTCAACCATACTCAAATTAATATCCGGAGAACTTCAACCAACTTCCGGAACAATGTTTCGTTCTGCAAAG GTTCGCATGGCTGTATTTAGTCAGCACCACGTAGATGGGCTTGACTTATCTTCAAATCCCTTACTCTACATGATGCGATGCTATCCG GGAGTACCTGAACAGAAACTTAGGGCTCATTTGGGTTCATTTGGTGTGACAGGCAATCTTGCACTTCAGCCAATGTACACACTATCAG GTGGTCAGAAGAGCAGGGTGGCATTTGCAAAGATCACTTTCAAGAAGCCACATATAGTTCTGCTTGATGAGCCATCCAACCATCTA GACTTGGATGCGGTTGAAGCACTCATCCAGGGTCTTGTGATCTTCCAAGGAGGGGTTCTAATG GTGAGTCATGATGAACATTTGATATCTGGAAGTGTGGGCGAGCTGTGGGTGGTTGCGGAGGGCAGGGTGGCACCTTTCTCGGGGACATTCCAGGATTACAAGAAGAAGCTCAAGGCTTCTGGAATTTAG